GCAAGCTACTTCTTTTCCTTTGCCCTTTGAATGAGACGCACACTGCTGCGATGTCTTGTACCCGGCGGTGCTTAGGCATTTAAGGTCCCCACCCAAGTTGCCAAGAGCTTGCGATGAACCTTTCCTTTGGCCTCAGACGGATCGAACAACGAGCCAAAAAAACGTTGGAAACCTTAAAAATGCATATCCCGCCTTCGATGAGCAATAGCCTCTGGATAGTATAATCCATCAACGTACAGTGCAAACGCTGAAGACCGAGAACTGATTAACCATTATTGGTCCGATCGAGAAGATCCAATACTCGATACCGAGGCAGTTGTTGATAGTGGATTGGCTGGGAAGAGTCTTTCAGTAACTTTTACTTTTATCCGGTTAACATTCCACCCTTATTCTTTCagatgtatattgaaaatccaGATACTGGTAAAAAGTCCGAGTTTAACTGCAGCTGTCGTTTTAGATGGCCAAACTTGATTAAACATTACTTTGTAAAAAGTAAGTACtgatttggttgacctcgatcgAGATGGCCATACTGATTTCATAACGGCCAACGCAGAAACACTTTTTTATTGAGGAATACCGACACACTAACGGTGATAGATGGGATGCTTTCACGTGGACTTCTAAACACTTCGTTTTGATAATATATAGGGATTTTCATTAGCATTGGCGGTCAAAGGTACACGTGACGGGCGGGCCAAACACCTCAATGTCAATAGACCTTTGGTTTGGGCAATGGGTTTGGGTGAATTCCTACTTCTAGTTTAACAGTGCAAGAATGGATGGGGTCAGTTTATAGGCTATACATGGTATCAAGAGAGTTGTACATAAGGATGTATCTGTTTCAGTCGATGGTGGATGGTCAGCATGGTCCGCTTGGGCAGTATGTGGCACAAACTGTGGTACGTGCCCGACCACCTGCCCGGCTACTCATATCACGGTTGGAACCTCCCGGAGCCGGACCAGGACTTGTGATAACCCCCTTCCAGACAACGGTGGAGATGCTTGTAAAGGTGCTGATAGAGATTACAACTGTACGTTATGCATTGGTAAGTAAATGTAGAATGAAACCAGTTGTTTAAAAGTGATCTTCGATCACTAAGTAACGGTAGAATGAGTTCCATTTCTTCAAAACATCATTAACAGGATCCTCACTCGCATCCTTGACACGCCAGCAAGCAACTGCAACGTCATTTTGTAGGTCCATGATCTCCCCAACTGCAACGCCATCCCTTTTAAACAGAAGTCTTACAAAAAGGAATTTTTGTCGTCTTTCCAGATAACAGAACTACTACCACCAGTATTCCacccacaacaacaacaacaacagctaAAACAACAACCAAACtgacgaccacgaccacgaccacgaccacgaccacgatcacgaccacgaccacggtGTCGCCAACTACAGAAATGGTTACTTCGGCGGGCCCAGGTACGAGTGAAAGTGGAAATTACTCCTTCTCAACTGTCGAACCTCCTCTTCAGACAACTAGTATCATTCTTACACCTTCCTCGACCTCGGGCGTTTCTTCCTCGCCGGCCATCCTGGATTCATTATCCTCTGAGACTGCAACCACCTCTCCTAGCCTTATCTCAACATCAGTCACGCCATCTTCTTCAACTGATTTCGTGCAATCGCTGTATTCCTCATCCGTATCATCGCTGTCTTCTACTTCTCTCTTCCAAACATCCGCAGAGATTTCTATTACCTCAGGACATCGAACTTCAGAATTGGCATCAAGCTTAATATCTGCTTCTAGTTCGGCTGTAACAACTCGGGACAGTCCAAGCAGTAGTCTGCACATATTTTCGGTGACTCCAATTCCTCAACCGCAACAGTCTACGAGCATTTCATCAGAAGCATTGTCTCACATCCCACCTTCACCGAATAGTTCTCCGATTACAAGCACACCTTGTAGTTTAGTGTCCTCTCTGTTTTCATCCAACTGTACTCCCATAGTGTCTTCAACCTCAGCATCTACACCAACAGTACCAACCACCATTGCCTCGTCCGCTATACCGCCTAGTATTTCCACACCTAGTTACTCGATTAGTACGACACCTAGTATTTCATCTACGGTAGCTTGCGGGGCGGGTACCTGTGATTCCAGCACCACCACTCAGCCATTCACCACCCAGCCatccaccaccatcaccacccaGAAACCTCTACCATCTCAGCGACCAGGGGAAACAGGCTCGAGTTCAAACTCGTGGGAGACAACAGGTCAGTTTTTGCTGTGCTTTTAATTCTTGCTGTTGTCGCTCTATTCTGATTACGAAGGCATACCATTTGACtctgccaaaaatatttttgaaacttAGAAATTAAAACCATATACTGTCCTCGGAATACTGTCGTTGGAGAGGACAGTACATATCTAACACATACGTCACTTGGTTCTTTCATAACCTAGTCGCACAACCGCGGTATTAACGAAGGTAGTAGAGATGTGATTGTGAAGACATCCGCATAGTAACTGCCGTTGCGGTTGATATTCAGGTATCAGCTTACATTGACTAATTCTACCTTGTTGCCGTAGCAGGATCAAAGTATCAGAGTTTCGTACAACCTCTTTTCGTAAGAAGCTTGAATCAAACGAATTGGCTGTGTCctcgaagaaaaagaaaaaattcgGTGGCTGATTTTGTAGTAAATATAGTAGTTGCACCAGACATCTAGTTTTACTTATGTTGTGCTTGCTACATGTAGATTTTAACATCATTTTTTATTCTGCTGGGCAATaatattttaatcaaaatgctTTTGACTACAACCTCCCGTAGTTTACCATAAATGAAGTcttcaatcaaaattaaaaatgtttCTTCCGGTAAATCTAGtatgatactacatgtagcttCTCTCAAGGTTAAGATTTCAAATTGTCCAATTTTCGAACTTTCTTTGCAATATGATGGCATAcctgacacaaaatgatatttggTTTTTCTACTTCTGTTGCAGGTATCCCGATCGTTTCAGTGATTGTGGCAATACTGGTCGTATTCATCATAATATTGGTGGTGGGCTGTCTGATCAAGCGGCAGCAGAAAAATAGGATCGAAGCGAATTCTGGTGCTCAAGGAGAAGGTGGTGGAGAGGAGGACAATCCTGATGGCGAGGCGCCGGAAAAACCTCCGAGCGTCCCGCCTCCTGATGACCTCGAAGACGACTCCGGGGCACCGCCGCAAGGCGGCTGGATGGCTAATGGCGGACATGCCATTGCCCACTCGAACTCGAAACCACCAAATGGTGACATCAGGAGAAAAGGAGATCCTGAACCGACTTTGCCCAACGCGGTGATTGATTTGGAAGAGCCTGATGACTCTTCCACGACACTTCATACACTCTGCCCCGTAGAAAAGACTGCCGCCAGCGGGGCGTGGCCGCAGTACTATCCCTTGATATATCGGACGTTTACGCCACATACTATAAGTTTACCGGGGAATCAGATTGTGAAGGGAGGCTCAATGTCAGAAACCAAGGATATAGCCTTATGTTCAATGGTGTGATCAAGGAATGCGCTCCgatatttgatacatgtatattttttgaAGAAGTTGAAATAAGGCGTTGGCTGTCTCCATGTACGTGTTCTCTGGTTAAGAGGGCAGGTCATGTTCGAAAGCTATCAAGATTACCGTGATATATAGAAGAGTACTAATGCGGAAAATGAAATCGATGAGTTAACTTTCCGTGATGAAGAATGAAAAGTTGCCTGGCGACGATGACCATTAATGGTAGAGGCTACCAGGCGACACAGTCGGCTGGCCGGACCATGAATTTGAAGGACACCAGACCTCCATCTTTGGTGGATGTGCTTTTCGTAGTTGCGACCGTCTCGTCGGTTTAGTTGACTAGAAAAGAAAGGTCGCATGACGGCGAATGAATTCCTGTTGCTTTTTATACGCACGAGGTTTGCCTGGAAAAGGAAGCAGACAAGTGGTCAATAAGTGTCATAGAATCGTTAGTATCCATTGTTCCCTTCAAACAAATGACAGATACTTGTGCAACTGAACTGATAGCCTGATGATGACGGTATTCATTTGATAATCACTCGAATGGAATCATCATTGGTTGCCTATGCTGCGACCAGGCCGGCAGAGTACAGCGGCACTGAACGAGCACGTCTTCAGTGTCTGTACGTTATGTATATATTCATTTCTGAGATTAagttatttattttttatagtCATTTGTGAAGGACACATGCAACCCATTTGTACAAAGTTATTGAATGCGAAAGTCAGTTTTTTTTCCAAACCGACTGCCGAAACCTCAAATTTCCTTTTATTTTTAATAAAGCATAATATCAATGGCTTACATGTATGAGAATAGTAAGGAGTGCCCACTGTTACGGAAAAATGAAGGTGCCTCACTGATCTTGGAGACAAATCAGTTTTTGCTTGAAAATGGAATTGTATGAACACTGGGACTCCACCAATAAATTGAGGTGACGGGTGGGGTTTACATATCTTTAAAAAATTCACCAATGGAACTAACGTTTGCAACACCTGTGGTTGTTTAACTTAGCACTGTTCGGGAAACATGAGAATTCGACTACGTGGGGGAATATTCAACCACCTTCTACGTTGTCCCTGCTGATGACTATGTTGTTTAATACGTCTAATTACATGTAGCTGAGTTTTTTtagtcatttcaaaatatttttaattaCTTATAGACGGTACAGTTAATTTAGTAAACAATTGAAATCATCCATTTTTGTAAGTTATCAATATACAGGAAGtttaaattacatgtagttgtcattTCATTCCTCAGCGGAGATATTTGGCAaatcaagttgtgaaagacaggaagattaatcctcctgctacaccagtctcatgttgtgaaagacagggggattaatcctcctgctacaccagtatCAAGCTGCGAAAGACAGGGGGACTAAGCCTCCTATTACACCAGtctcaaattgtgaaagacaggggactaatcctcctgctacaccagtctcatgttgaaagacaggggactaatcGTCCTATTACACCAGTCTCatgctgtgaaagacagggggctAATCCTCCTATTACACCAGTCTCAAGTTGATAGACAGGTGAGTAATCCACCTGCTACACCAGTATCAAGTCGGAAAGGACAGGGGGAATCATTGACCTAGCTGCTACACCAGTCTCAAGTTGTGAAAGGCGTCTCAAGTCGTGAAAGACAGGGGGACTAATCCTCaggctacaccagtcacaagatGTGAACGACAAGGGGACTAATCCTTCTGCGACACCAGTCTTAAGTATTAAACGTCTTTCCACACCATCgtaaagttgtgaaagacagggaactATACCCCCTGCTCCACCAGCCACATCTTGGGAAAGACAGGGGGACTAATTTTCTAGTTACTACACAAGACtaatgttgtgaaagacagaggactatCTCTCTCCTGCTTCACAAGACACTGGTGTTGAGGGACGAAGATGTGAAAGACTGCAGACTATTactcctgcttcaccagttgcatgttgtgaaagacaaagtTCGATTGCTCGTGTCACACTGCTACCGGTTGTGAGAGACTGGCGACCACGTTGTGAAGGACAGCAGGGGAATATacgtcctgcttcaccagccacatCTTGTGAAAACCCggggaaaatacatgtacctcctgTTTCGTGAAAGACCGCCTGCAACTTCAGCCAAATATTGTGCTGTGAAAGGCGACGATGAAAGGATAGTCTcccgtctttcacagcttgtgactgctggtgtagcaggaggaataatcCTCTTGGGTTCACAACCTGTCGCTGTTGAAATAGGACGACCAGTGGCATtgcccctgtcgttcacaacttACGACTGGTGAGGCAAAGGATAGTCCGCTGTGGTCATCAAATATGTCCCGTGTCTCTCACAACGCGCAGCTAGAGAGGATAGAACGTTTGGTCCTGGTCTTTCACAGGAAATCACCAGTTTGGCAGGAATGATAGTCGCATGTCTTTTAGAGCTTGTTGCTCGAGTAGTAGGAGAAATAATCCCCTGGTTCTCACAACCAGTCACACTCAAAACAGGAGGATAAACACCGGTCTTTTACATTTGTTGGCACAGCGCCTTGTCTTTCACAGCTCGCGTCTGGTCTCAGCAGGAGGCAGTGTCCCTTGCACTCATAACTTCTATCCTTTGTATCGAACAAGTCAAAAAAAGTGAGGGGGGAGGTTTTATGCCCGGTCTTTAACACCAGTGACTTTGTCCCCTGTCCTTCACgacttgtgactggtgtagcaggatgATTAGTCCGCGGTTCTCAACTTGGTACCCCGTTTCTCACAACCCGCAGCTAGCGAAGTGGGTGGTTCGGTACCCGATCTTTCACAGCCAATCACCTGTTTGGCAGGAAGGATAGTCTTATGTCCTTCACAGTTTGTGGCTTGTGTAACAGGAGGCATAATCCCCAGGGTCTCACAACATTTGCTGGTGAAATCAATATGAACTCCGGTCTTTCACGACCAGTCCCATAGCGTTCTGTCTCTCACAACTAGCGTCCACTGTAGCAGGAGAAACCGTCTGTAACAACCGTCCCCGACTTTCACAAcgtagtcccctgtctctcacagcTCGTAGCTGGTGAAGTAGGAAGTTACATTGCTGGTTTAGAAGTAAGGATAGTCCCCTGCCTTTCCCAAAATGTGTGGGTCCGGAGGAATAAGACCCTGGCTCTCACAACCTGTCGCTGTTGAAATAGGACGACCAGTGGCTGCGTCTTCTGTCGTTTACAACTTGTAacaggtgtagcaggagaatGTGTCCGATGTCTTTTTTAGGGTGTTCCcttgtctctcacaaccagtAGCTTGCGAGTTGGGAAACTGAGTCCATGGTCTTATACAACCAAGGGCAGAAAGGTTTAAACCAGGGTCTTTCACATCCGGGGAGAACAGCGTTTTGTCTTTCTTAACGAGACACTAGAATAGCAGGAGGAACAGTTCCTGTCTTTTACATCTTGGTATCATGTATCGCAATACCCACTAATAGTAAAGTAGGGTGTGTAGTATCTTGGCCTTCTCAGCCGatgactggtgtagcagaaaGGatagtccctgtctttcacaagcAGGAGGAATGATACCTTGATTTTCACGATCTGTCACTATTGAAACATGATTCACCCTGGTCTTTTACATCCGGCTGCATACgttctgtctttcacaactatAGCGTCTGGTGTAGCAGAAAGAACTGTccctgtcttttacaacttggTTCCATGcctctcacaacctgtagctCGTTTTAAGCAGGAGGTGCAGTCCTTGGTCTTTCATAGCCGACAGATGATGTCGTACAGGAAGGACTGTTCCCTATcattcacaacttgtggctggtgtagcatgAGGAATGGAGGAATAAGTCCCTGGTTCCCACAACCTGCAACTTTTGAAATAGGTTTAAACCATCGTCCTTCACGAGCAGTGGTCCTCTGATCGTTCACAACTTGTCACTGATGTAGCAGGAGGAGAAGTCCGCTGTTTTCCTCAACTTGGTTCAACGTCTCTCACAGCCCGTAGCTAGTGTGGTAGTACCCGTCTTCTTCACCTTGCAGCTGGCGTGTCAGGGAGAATCCATCCCCGTTGTTTTTCACAACTGgtgactggtgtaacaggaggaattgTCCTGTCAACTTGCAGCTGGCATAGCAGGAGGATtggtcccttgtctttcacaactggtgactggtgtagcaggaggattgGTCGTCCTGTCATGTCCTTCCCAACTTGCAGCTGGCGTTGCAGGAGGATTcgtcccccgtctttcacaaatTCTGAGTGTTGCAGCAGGAGGAACAGCCTCCTGTCTTTCTCAACTTGCAGCTGGTGTGGTTGGGGGAATATTCcaatgtctttcacaacaacTTGTAGCTGGTGTGGCTTGAAGCATAGTCTCGTCTTTCTCAACTTGTAGCTGGCATAGCAGGTGGATTACTCCCCTGTCTATCACAACTTGagactggtgtagtaggaggattAGTCCCCTGTCTATCACAACATGagactggtgtagtaggaggattAGTCCCCCTGTCTTTCAGAGTTTGAGACTGGTGTAATAGGAGgattagtcccctgtctttcacaacttgagactggtgtagtaggaggattagtcccctgtctttcacaacttgagacTGGTGTAATAGGAGgattagtcccctgtctttcacaacatgagACTGGTGTAATAGGAAGAtaagtcccctgtctttcacagcatGAGACTGGTGTAATAAGAGgattagtcccctgtctttcataacttgagactggtgtagtaggaggattagtcccctgtctttcaggGTTTGAGACTGGTGTAATAGGACgattagtcccctgtctttcacatcttgagactggtgtagtaggaggattAGTCCCCCTGTCTTTCAGAGTTTGAGACTGGTGTAATAGGAGgattagtcccctgtctttcagagTTTGAGACTGGTGTAATAGGAGgattagtcccctgtctttcacaacttgagactggtgtagtaggaggattagtcccttgtctttcacaacttgagacTGGTGTAATAGGAGgattagtcccctgtctttcacaacttgagactggtgtagtaggaggattAGTCCCCCTGTCTTTCAGAGTTTGAGACTGGTGTAATAGGAGgattagtcccctgtctttcataacttgagactggtgtagtaggaggattAGTCCCCCGTCTTTCAGAGTTTGAGACTGGTGTAATAGGAGgattagtcccctgtctttcacaacatgagACTGGTGTAATAGGAAgattagtcccctgtctttcacagcatGAGACTGGTGTAATAGGAGGATAagtcccccgtctttcacaacatgaGACTGGTGTAATAGGAGGATTAGTCctcttgtctttcacaacatgagactggtgtagtaggaggaatagtcccgtcCACCCCAGCTGGCGTTTAAGCAGCATTAGTCTGCTTTGATCTTACAACttttggctggtgtagcaggaggaattatCCCCGGtgtttcacaacttgtgaccgGTGTAGCAAGAGGATTAGTCCCATCTTCCTCAACTTGCAGCTTGAGTAACAGGAATAGTTCCATATTTCACAACTTGTGATTGGTGTGTGTAGCTTGAGGCATAGTCTCGTCTTGCAGCTGACTTAGCAGGAGGAAGAGTCCCCCGCCTTTTACAACTTGTAGCTGGTGTAGGAAGATTGAAGGTCCCTTGTCTTGATCAACCAGTGGCAGGTGTTAGAGGAGGGATAGTCCGCTGTCTTACATctggtggctggtgtagctGGACTAATTGTTCCCAATCTTCTTCAACTTGCATCTGATGAAAACATGAGgattagtcccctgtctttcacaactcgTTGCTGGTGCAGCAGGAGGATTGGTCGTCCCGTCTTTCACGACTTgagactggtgtagcaggagaaaatACTCCCCTGTCTTTTACACAATAGCAGGTGGTAGATGAGAGGGTTAGTCCCTGGGCTGTCTTTCTGAAAAACTGGTGTAACAGGATTA
This is a stretch of genomic DNA from Lineus longissimus chromosome 2, tnLinLong1.2, whole genome shotgun sequence. It encodes these proteins:
- the LOC135503603 gene encoding uncharacterized protein LOC135503603 isoform X1, producing MQRLLELLLFMVLQATRWRFGHSIGYKLTIITSKDPGSATAGNISVMVSGLKNSSTTWELLKRTPTSFQEGSVDVFEVGDTKFGMVRQLQLLLQNNYVWTLDKMYIENPDTGKKSEFNCSCRFRWPNLIKHYFVKIDGGWSAWSAWAVCGTNCGTCPTTCPATHITVGTSRSRTRTCDNPLPDNGGDACKGADRDYNCTLCIDNRTTTTSIPPTTTTTTAKTTTKLTTTTTTTTTTTITTTTTVSPTTEMVTSAGPVSSTSASTPTVPTTIASSAIPPSISTPSYSISTTPSISSTVACGAGTCDSSTTTQPFTTQPSTTITTQKPLPSQRPGETGSSSNSWETTGIPIVSVIVAILVVFIIILVVGCLIKRQQKNRIEANSGAQGEGGGEEDNPDGEAPEKPPSVPPPDDLEDDSGAPPQGGWMANGGHAIAHSNSKPPNGDIRRKGDPEPTLPNAVIDLEEPDDSSTTLHTLCPVEKTAASGAWPQYYPLIYRTFTPHTISLPGNQIVKGGSMSETKDIALCSMV
- the LOC135503603 gene encoding uncharacterized protein LOC135503603 isoform X2; its protein translation is MQRLLELLLFMVLQATRWRFGHSIGYKLTIITSKDPGSATAGNISVMVSGLKNSSTTWELLKRTPTSFQEGSVDVFEVGDTKFGMVRQLQLLLQNNYVWTLDKMYIENPDTGKKSEFNCSCRFRWPNLIKHYFVKIDGGWSAWSAWAVCGTNCGTCPTTCPATHITVGTSRSRTRTCDNPLPDNGGDACKGADRDYNCTLCIDNRTTTTSIPPTTTTTTAKTTTKLTTTTTTTTTTTITTTTTVSPTTEMVTSAGPGIPIVSVIVAILVVFIIILVVGCLIKRQQKNRIEANSGAQGEGGGEEDNPDGEAPEKPPSVPPPDDLEDDSGAPPQGGWMANGGHAIAHSNSKPPNGDIRRKGDPEPTLPNAVIDLEEPDDSSTTLHTLCPVEKTAASGAWPQYYPLIYRTFTPHTISLPGNQIVKGGSMSETKDIALCSMV